Within the Phaseolus vulgaris cultivar G19833 chromosome 9, P. vulgaris v2.0, whole genome shotgun sequence genome, the region ctatttgtttttaaagtggtttctcttaaatttattaattgaatACTTATATGTATGTGTGTAATATtcctttagtttttttttttttgaaaaactcttcttttgctacacaaatatttattttctctcaCAATGTGATGAAGTTTTCTCAAATATTCGAAGTGTTTTTCCTCTCAATTGTAGTTGTCATGAAATTTTAGTTATGTGCAACTATTTActcttttttataattactcACTCATCCTCACAAAATTGACTTGTAAGTTGAGGATTCTCttcacttttatatatatatatatatatatatatatattgtaaattGTCCTTATTTATAGtagatgtgagatctccaacacactcaCATCTCAGCATAAAACTAGATATTTGTGCGTGATTGATAGTGACCCGATTAGCGAATGACACAATAGGTCGAACAAATGTCACTATGATAGACTGCAATAACATATTTAGAAGTGAGTTTAAGTCTAACTCACCCTTACAAAATTTGACTTATAAGGTAAGAATTATCCTCACTTATATACTGTAAATTGATCTTAtttctagttgatgtgagattTCAAAcagaattatataatatttatactttgttttaaatatttatgcatttataatttcttccttagaaatttgaaaaaaaaatgtgttctcCGATGTTAGAAAGttgatgtgattttttttaagaaaaatatttaattaatatatgtgACATTGTGAGTACATGCGCACATACAAATATACCTGTTATCCGATGATGGATTGAAATACACATTTGACACcaagaataaatataattttaatttatgaacaacgataaatataattaaatatgcactcgtattgtttaattttgtttccaTCATTAATgaagataaagataaagatgTACATATTTGTGAAAACCTCTTACTcattcaatttaaattattagaatatttttcagtttattttatattctattttaaaattctataaTTTTGTTCTTATTTGATATTGAAGAgaataaatatgtatttttttgcattaaattctttataatattatattttgttttattgtgtttttattttttaaaagaatatttaatcAATACATGGGCAAGTACGAGAGCAATAACAAAAAGATGaattagtataattttttaacattgaAAATGAAGACATCAATAATCAAATTCACACTCACAGCTCATCCTATTACCATCCATAATAAAAACACTCATCTacattagtaattaaaaaatcacatattttaaaatatttgatgacAATATAGTAATATTTAGATAAGTATTATGTTAgctacaaaaataattaatataaaaatttacatTCTACTCAGCCCATAAATTCAGTCCTTATTTCTAACTAAACAAGGGATATAAGTAATGATAACTTATatgaattttttgaaatttacataacaaatataaatattgaagttaataaataatttatttttatcatacttTATTTAATAGATAAGATTATTTCATTCTacattaaaaattaagattttattttattttacattttaaatattttatcaaattttataatatattaataaaagataaaaaatattttaaaaataataggaTTTTATTATGTGTTACACTTTAAATACCAAATATAAgtttaatgaatattttattaatttaattatgatGATTTACATGAcaattataaatacatatattttaatagaTGATGAATATAGTTAACATTTTGAAGTATCATATTATACTCGACcttcttataaattaattatgacTATAATAACGATTACGAGAACAATAACCATACTAATTTGGTTGTggtgatgataataataataacaatcataATCACATTATTGATaatgaagaaataaataaaagcaTTGGACCTCAtcaaaagataaacacaataTTATTCTGTTTCGTTCTTTTCTAACCTAACTCTCtttctaagaaaaaaaatacaatgaaatataagataaacaatttttttatgatgtcaatataaaaaaaattaattatatttttttcttacattaatttgattttagccaatttttgaaaaaatattttgtgagATAGAAGCGTAACcaattttttaaagtaaataaaatttactaaaaataatactgtattatttttattaaatcatttaatacggtaaaaaaaataaagattttgatataaaaaaaataacagcaCATTgtcttttgatttttaaaaccttatataaatacttttaagaatatttttcaccaaaatttttaatcatttaaagtATTAATTCTAAGGAATCTATAATTCTCATTAACTTTTAAAGCGAAAATTCACATTCAAAAGTTATCATAAAGtgaaataacttttaaaattaaagtatctAAAATAACTCActttacttgaaaaccaattttaCAAATATGCATACAGTGTAACACTATTttgatcattttttttgtaacatttataaaaatgaaaataagattttttttttctctatgtagccaaaacatttttttttagtttattaataAGTCATGAATAACTtcgtatataatttaattttagtttctaaaaatatttttttcttaatgagTTTATCCGAAACAGGACCTAAATCATTATCTTATTACAGAAACTATAAATTGCTATTATATGGCTAGGAATGTGGACCATAATGTATAATAAAAACACAATCAAAATTTCCCTCATTAAATAACTATAAAAGATACAattattacatatattttaaagtaaataaaaaggTGAAATTAtactacaaaataaataaagaaaaatgttattattatatgaagtgaaaaacaaaagaagaagaagagaggagAATGTGGAAGTGCAGGGTGAGAAGCAGAAAGACGCAACATCCAAACGAATCAACGATCCAaacaaaaacagagaaaaagCAACGTTCCACGTTGTTGGTCCTAAACTACAACACTCTCTGTGTGAACATCACAATTGTCGTTTCGTCGTTTCTCGTTTCGTTTCGACGCCTACGAAGTTTCTACTACTCCCACTCCCACATTCAATTTATTACCCTAATTACTATCGCCAAccttttttccttcttctttgctTGGCATTGCATGGACCATTTCACCTTCTAACACaatcaatttttctttaatattttcctCCCAGACCCAGAGAAAAAAACTACCTGAAGAAGTTGATCAATTAATTAATCTTAAATATcacttttttctctctctccctctccaCCCTTAATCCCTTCCCTTGCCCCACTTTTTGTTCAAAGCCTTTATCTCTGCCTCAACCCCCTCTCTTTTCTATTGTTTCTTTTATTACGCTATTTCGTGGtaagtttctttttttttggGTTTTGCTTTTGTGGGTTTTCTGATTTCAGTTGTTGTGTATGTGTTCAATCTTTTCAATTTAATCGACTTTTTTCATCTTCAACCTTggtctgttttattttttattttcctttttcattatttttcttctttgggGATCTTGAATCagattaaatgtattttttttatgtatgtcATTAAATTTGTGTATCGGGTGTTCACCCTCGTGTGTTTTTCAGTTTGTGTAAAAGACAGTAAATATGAAACATGGGATGGTTACTGGTGTAGCTTTCAAGGAGCTATGAATGGAGTGCTAAAATGGGTTTTTTGTAATACTTAAGGCTGTTTGTTGAAGGCAAGTTCTATGTGGAAACATTTTGTTTTGGgggtttgttttatttttatatgagaTGATGTTACTGTGGACGACCAAGTTTTTGCCGGGTTCATCGTTGGATTTTCGTTATTACTATAGTTTTCTGATCGCACTTTTGAAGAGCTCACTATCACCTATTTTTAGGTGTGGTGCCATGTTTAACGAATAAGTTTTCTTGAAAATTCTTGTTTTCTGCACACATCAAGACTCAGTTTTTGGCGACTTGGTGGTATATTTGTTCATAGCTGTCACTATTTTATGTTGGCTTGCATGATATTCAGGCATTCACATTTTTAATGGTTTTGAGATTTGTTTGTAGCTTTATTTTGAGTGATACTTTCTTGGAATTAATCTTGTTTCTAAGCAAGGTTTACTTATCAAAATCACTGGTATGTATGTTCTGAAGGAGCAAATGACTGGAATGTCAAAGGAGGAAGTGTCTGGTAGTCCCAGATGGGGTGCTTCAATTATTATGCAGACAACAGAGGATGTGGCTAGAGCTGTTGCTGCTGCTGTGAATTCTCCAAGGCCATCTGTTATATATTCATCAAAAAATGATCAAGGTGGCAATCAACTTCAAAAACTGCAGTATCAAGTTACAAAAATGTTAAAAGGATTTTCTCGCCCTCCTGaagttaaatataataattacaatcCGGAAATCCTGACAACTCAGAAGCGTCAATGGGCTGCAAACTTTCAGTTACAGTACATGGTAAAACTAAATTCTTCTTATTGAATCATTAGAAGTCAGAACTAGGTGTTTGTTGCACTCTTTCTAGCGTAAACTATACGAAAATTTAAGTTGGTCGATACTGTTGGATTTTTGGTCCTTGGTTTTAGATGTTTTCCCCCTTTGTTCTTCGTTTAGCAGTTTGGCCCAAGCACGAGTTACTTGAACATTCAGCTGCTTCCCCTTTCACCTTAAACCATCATATCTACATGTGTTTCTTCTTGCTAAATGTCATTATCAGCGTTTTTAGATTTGTGCCTTCTTTTTGACTCGGCACACGAATTCATACTAATTTGTCCTGGGAATATAATTGTTCTCAGACTCTGATAGACTCCCTCATATTTGACAGGACCATAGGTCATTGAAGGAGCCAACAAAGCTGTTTGAAAGCATGGTGGTTGTTGGACTTCATCCTAATTGTGATATTCAGGCACTGCAAAGGCAATATTTCTTAAGAAAGTCTGAAGGCCCTGGTAAATTAAGAAGTGCTCTTGGTTATCAGAATCAATCCCGTGTGGAGCCTAGTCTTGAACCTCAGGTTTGATCATTTGATGCATAAATTTAATTACCACTACTATAACTGTGCTAGTTATTCTCACTGCCTCTTGTCCTATCACTGTTTTTTTTCCAACATTGCTGTGTCCACTACAGCTTTCATTGGCTGCTGTTCtgaatattaattttgtgttCAGATGTATTGGTATAATGAAAACTGTATGTTCATTTTCTTTCCAGGTCTTATTTGTTTACCCTCCAGAAAAACAGCTGCCTCTTAAAGACAAGGATCTTCTCTCTTTCTGCTTCCCTGGAGGCTTGGAGGTTAGGTGTATGCACTACGAACTTCTAATTTCCCTTACCCGTTTTATGCCATTATTGTTGCTATCAACATCTTCACCACCactattatcaatattattttcaGATAAATATTAAGAACAGATTACTTCTAGCATTGGGAATTATTTTGACGGTAAAAAGTATCAGGAAAAAATTGTAGCTTTTTGAAAGATATTCCCCCATCCCAATTTGATATTATGGAGAAAACCACATGTCTCTTCCTTTTGTTTATAATCAAAGGGGAAATAAGCTCAAACTACTTTTATAAAGTTGTAAGTTTTTATCATAAGCTATCCTGCCGAATTTATTGGAAAATGTTGAAAACAGTTTATGAAACTATCATAAGCCATTTGCATAAGCTCTCTCAAAAGCTTCTGTAAGTACTTATATCATAAGTAAAAAATAAGCTGTAAATAAGCTCTTCCAAATACATCAAAGAGAACAGCgttttatcaaataaaaaccTAATTAGATTAGGTACCCACAATATACATTAGTAATAAAAAAGCATCTTGATGAATCagatttgtatttaattttttgcaTCAGTTATCTGAATAACTAATTTTAGTTGAAGTATCTGCAGTGagttagatttatttattttcatttcagTAACTAATGTGGAGCTTATACTTAGGTTTTGCTTTTTTCCTGGATCTGATTTCAGGTTAATGCTGTCGAGAGAACACCTTCCATGAGTGAATTGAATGAAATTCTTTTTGGGCAggtatttatgaaatattttgcTTTCACTAATATTATGCATCATGCAAATTTTCtttgttaatattatattaaattagtaACAAAAAGTCTGAAATGATATATCTATTTGTCAATCTGGTTACTTTGCTTGTGCAACTTCATTGTACATACACAGACTCCTAGCATGTTTGTTTTATTGTTGTCATGCGATCCAATGCACTTTCACTCCAATCCATATCTCTACTGTCATTGAGTTCAATCTATGTTTGAGTCTTCCCAACTTCATAATCAACACGCAATCAGTATATAAGATGACCAACTTGTATGATGAAGTTGGAGAGTGTTCAAGTTTTTAAACACTGAAGCTCACCTGTGTTTGTATATTGATTTTTGCAGGAACACCTTAAACAAAGGGATCTGTCTTTTGTATTTAGGCTACAGGTAACATAAGAGGTCAAATTGTTACattgtttcatctttctcatattttttttatactaatgtTCTCTCTTGCTTCCTTACATCAATATATTCTAAGGATGAAAATTGGATTGTATATTTTGGAAACTTTCAGAAATGTATTTTGGAATTATATATGTCACAATGGAATGTGCTAATTCATCtgtcttttcattttattcacTAGTCCAATGCATCTTTCTAAATTATTCTTAGCAAATGTTGTTTGGAAAAATGATTGAAAAGGAGTTACTGGATGATTACGGAACCACTCAGTTGTCTGGCAATATCCATAGAGTGGTTATTGAGTAACCACTTAAGTAGTAGCTTGTTCCTAAATTGCatatattttaatcaataattCCTTTTCACTATTTCAACAGGTTTATAGCTGGCCAGTGTTAGTTTGGATTccttttttgttgtttttggaCCTTAATTTTCCCTGGGTCTACGTTTGTAACCTTTGAGGTTTACCTCTTCTAAGGCATCAAAGGCTCATATACTCGCATTTAAGCTTTGAAATGGCTTCTAGTTTCCtgtgctatatatatatattatatcaaaTTTCCCTTTTGTGTTCTCAAGGAAAACATTTTTGTCATCCTTGTGATTTTCTACATACCTTCAAACTTccttttatttccaaattcacATACCATGTAAACCATGTCTTAAGGACCTATTGACTGGTATTTTGTTTAGATGATCCTTAAGTTTGAATACTTAATGGCTTTACttaatgtttttgttttctatattaTACTCATTTCTGTACTAAGAACGCTACTTTCTTTTGGGCATCTTTTAATGCCACAGGGTGCTGATAATTCAACTCTTTATGGGTGCTGTGTCTTAGTTGAAGAGTTAGTGCAAAAACCCTCTGGATTGCTCTCCCTGGTTTCTGATAAACAGTCGAGTTATTCTCCTTTGAAACGTGAACGCCATATATTGACTACACAAAGATGTTACTGCATTCTCTCAAGGCTCCCATTCTTTGAATTGCACTTTGGTGTATTGAACAGGTAGGTTGATGGTGTTTGACATGtcatttattgtataaatttttggAAGAACAGTTATGTTAGTATTAACTGGGCTATGTTGTGTCTTTTATGCACCGAAGTGTGTCAAGTAACTAGTGATCTGGTGATGATTTATATGATTAATGTGCGGTATTGATCTTAAGTGCTAGTATTTTGTATGTTTATGGTAATTGACTTGTCACTGGGATTGCTTGAATATTAGTATATTTACTATTATGAACATTTTTCAGTTTCAAATGGacagataaaataaatatctgCGTTCCTTAAATTAATCAACTTGGCTGAAAAGGACATAAAATAAGCAAAGCAATGTTTAATAATAGTGAGGAAGTCATGTACTTGGGCAAACACATCACACCCAATGTAAGTTAGAGGAAAAGAAACCATGTTTTATTTATGACCAGATGATATTAATTGAAGTAAATAACATATTGGCTGAAAGTAATTGGAAATGGTTCAATCTTCGTTGGCACTAAGATGTAGTTTGTTGTGACATAAATTTGGTCTTGGCATAGAAGAGTAaactttactattttttattggtGAAGAAACTTTTAACTTGACATAAATTTGGTCTTAGCATATGCTCAAATTTATTGTGTGATTCATAGAATGTTAGAATTCTTTGCAATCTAGCCTGACAATATATATGCTACACTTTTATGGTTTTTGTACGACTAAATGTGCTGATATCTTTGTAGCATCTTCATGCAAGAACGACTAGATCGGTTGACTAAAAACATTGGAGATTTAAATTTAGAATATGTCGAAGGTAGCTGTGAGGAAGAAAATTTTGGTGAAGATTCAGAGTGCATGTTGGTGAATGATAGATTAGAAGATAGACACGATGACAGTCCAACGATTTCTCAGTCAAGCCTAAGAAATTCCTCACCAGAAATCATTGAGGATGATAGTAATTATCCCAATAAACAAATAGTTAACGGGGAGCTGCATATATTTAATGATAGAGTCAATGATGAGCCTTGTGATCCTGAAAATGATAGAAAAACTGTTAATGAAGAATCTGGCCCTACAAATGCTGACGATAATGATTTGTATGGAGATGCTTTTGTAACAAATAAACAGTCAGAAGATAGGCGTTTACCCAATGCTATTCTTCCACTCTTGCGGTATTGCCAGTATGAAAGCTCTGAATCTTCCTGCAGGTATTTTAAGACTGTCATGGTTCTGTGCATTTAGTCTGTTTTTATGTGAACTCAACATATGTAATGGTGTTCACTGTGCTTTGACTGATGTCATATatgtgttttgttttgtggtCGGATCTGAGAGTGCTAATAATAAAATCTTCTGTATGAGTAGTCTGATGTACTTGGTTCTCTACAGGTtcaaataattatgttttttgttTATTCCTTGACGTCATTTGAAAGCAGATATGTTTGATTTTTGACTCAGTAGTGCTCATTACgccaataaaaaaatagtgttCTTTACTATTATGTTCTGTGGTGTATTCTCGTGTATGGCATGTGGAATGAGTTGATGAGGAATATCAGTCATTTAATGACTCACAGTACCTACCTGTTGTGTTTTTAACTCTGTATCTGCTGTGGTTTCTTTTTGCAGAATGCACATAAAATTGcttattcctttttttttgtttgcacACTTCTTTCTAATAAATTATCTTTACTTATCCAAGCTAATCCTGATGTATTAATGCAGTTATGTTTTAGTGTGAATACGCTGTggtatattatatttttgttgccTCTTCCAAATGGTTATATAAAACATGTCTGTTTTATGCTGTTTTCAAGGTTCACCCTGTGAAGGACATTTTAGTTATGATCTGTTCATTTCTTATAAATGATACATCTTAAGCATCTGCCTCGTGCAGTTTTCAGGGTTCTCCTTGTGATGAAAGAAATTTCAGGAGTGATGCTGATGATACTGAGACAGAAGATGCTTCATTCTCTGGCCAGGAGGATTTGAATGACCTAAATGGTATTCTTGAGTGGGCTAAGGTTTGTAATTTAAAATGCGTTTTGTACTGTTATTTTCTGGATTGTGTATATTGATATTTATAGCTATGTTATTTTTATCTATTCCCAGGCAAACAACTGTGGATTATTACAGATTGTAAGTGAGTATTATTGCTTAAGTTGTCCTGCAAGGGGCAAATCACTTAGGTTTCATCCTTTGGAGCACCTGCATCCCTTAGAGTATCACAGACCAGATGAGGCAATTCTACATCTTGCTGGTTCAACTGTTGATTTGAAATCTTTCAGTACAGGTCTGGAATTAGCAGAGGTAAGTTAGGTTAGTGATGTATTGTGTTTGATGGTCATATCCCCATGAAAATActtcattttttgtttgttcttCTCAGACTCATAATTCTCTTCTGGCTGAGGAGGAGGCAACTGCATTATCTACATGGGCTGTAGGGTGCATGTGTGGTACCTTGAGACTTGAAAATGTAAGTTCTGTTTTACCTTGTGATTAAATATATGTTCTTATACCAAATATCTCAACATTTGTAGTAAAAAACTGATTTGACTTTGGTGCCATTTTCATAATTATTCAGCAACTTTAGAAAGCAGATGTTACGTGTATTACAACTGATTTATAGGAAAGGAAAACAATTGCAAAAATTGGGATATATACATGCTAATAAAATAACATAGCTGTAAAGAGTTGAAGGACACGTGATTAAATAAGAATTAAGCCCATATGACATTAAAATATTGCTGATCCATTGAGCCCTGGAGTTCAAATGTATTGATATGTGTGTAGCAGTTTCATAATGTTTTGTCGAGGACTTTACAGCTACATGTTGGTTTGAATGGTTTTATGTCTATTCTGCAGGTGTTAACATTCTTTGCAGGAGCTCTACTGGAGAAGCAAATAGTTTTTGTCTGTTCTAATTTGGTATGTCTTGTCGCTCAAATTAAGTCAGTAATGATATTgtgaatattatttattttctctatttaattttatattgatgCTAATGTTATCTGAGCCATTGGTTGGATACTTATATATGCTTTTTTCTCTCAGATTTATTGTTATTCCTTTACTAAACAGTAGTAATTATATTTGTACTTAAGTTGCCCTTGCTCTTTTAGGAATATTTGAGTTTGAATTTTGATGTGCCCATTTTGGCCTTGCTGATCTGCTCATGCATTAATGATCAGCTATTTTGCTACTTGTATTATGTAATGTACAACAGACAGCATCAGaagttatattaattatttttggatCTTGCTAATGTGCGCATATCTAATGTTTATAAAATCAAGTACATCTACAATGAATATGGTTAGCTATATTGTGGTTTTGACCCAATCTTGGATTGGCTGATTTAGAGACTTTAATTCACTTGAATAgttgatattttatattaatccTTAATGGAAACAATTTGATTCTTTTATGGTCAGGGAATCCTATCTGCATCAGTTTTATCAGTTATTTCACTAATCCGGCCCTACCAATGGCAAAGCTTGCTAATGCCGGTTTGGTTCCTCTCCTTTCAGATTAAAAATCAATATGGATTTTCGTAGTTTTTAGTACCACTTCTCCACTTTAGTATTTGATAAGAGCATACTCTCTAGGTTCTACCAAATGACATGCTTGAGTTTCTGGACGCTCCTGTCCCTTACATAGTGAGTATTCTGATCTTGCTTTACTATCAAGTTTAATACCTGATTTATTTCCATAGATAATGATATTGAATATAGTGTGTTGGAGCTTGTGAAATCCATTTAATAATATCTTCTATAAATTGGAACATTAAAATTAGAGTGATTATTGTGGtatatagttttaaattttgtttctaCTGTTTTCTGTTGTGGCCTTTTATATTGATGGTATCATATGTCATAACTGACTTGCCACAAATTTGATACTCTAGGTTGGTATCAAAAACAAGACCAGTGAAGTTCAGTCAAAGTTAACTAATAATGTTATCCTGGTCGACGTCAACAGGAATCAGGTCTGCTGtttttttcatttgcaattCTCCAATGCCATAAGGCATAGTTTCCATCCCCTTCCCCGAAAACAATGCTGTATTGTATTTGTTAAGAAATAGTATGCATGGCTACTTCCCTCCTATTATCTTGCAAAATTCTTGGTTGAAAATGAATGAAACATTACTATGCATTGTTGAATTCATACTGTTCGATTATTATCATTTGCTTGCAACATACATTtatgttttcttattttgtGTTCCTTTGAAACTATCTTTTATcaaattcagttttttttttttatttgggaaGAAAGTGCTCAGATTGTTCATGCAACCCAACTGAATTGGTCAGCGCAACTTCTACTCAAAGTATAATCGACCCCACCGAATTAGTTATACAAAGGGTGTTAATATATTGCACCCTAACTAACTGAGTTAGTTAGAATCTACAGTTGTCAAAAGTAAAGAGTTATCACAATTCTTTTGTACAATGAGTAAACTAAGGCAACAGAGTAACACTATAATAACAAGATAAAAAAAGTAATGTGTTTGGATGATATATAGTAGGTTTATGTGAGTGCAGATTTCCTTGAATATTGCCCTGAAAATGATTGGGTCA harbors:
- the LOC137820271 gene encoding uncharacterized protein, with amino-acid sequence MTGMSKEEVSGSPRWGASIIMQTTEDVARAVAAAVNSPRPSVIYSSKNDQGGNQLQKLQYQVTKMLKGFSRPPEVKYNNYNPEILTTQKRQWAANFQLQYMDHRSLKEPTKLFESMVVVGLHPNCDIQALQRQYFLRKSEGPGKLRSALGYQNQSRVEPSLEPQVLFVYPPEKQLPLKDKDLLSFCFPGGLEVNAVERTPSMSELNEILFGQEHLKQRDLSFVFRLQGADNSTLYGCCVLVEELVQKPSGLLSLVSDKQSSYSPLKRERHILTTQRCYCILSRLPFFELHFGVLNSIFMQERLDRLTKNIGDLNLEYVEGSCEEENFGEDSECMLVNDRLEDRHDDSPTISQSSLRNSSPEIIEDDSNYPNKQIVNGELHIFNDRVNDEPCDPENDRKTVNEESGPTNADDNDLYGDAFVTNKQSEDRRLPNAILPLLRYCQYESSESSCSFQGSPCDERNFRSDADDTETEDASFSGQEDLNDLNGILEWAKANNCGLLQIVSEYYCLSCPARGKSLRFHPLEHLHPLEYHRPDEAILHLAGSTVDLKSFSTGLELAETHNSLLAEEEATALSTWAVGCMCGTLRLENVLTFFAGALLEKQIVFVCSNLGILSASVLSVISLIRPYQWQSLLMPVLPNDMLEFLDAPVPYIVGIKNKTSEVQSKLTNNVILVDVNRNQVKSSTIPQLPRQKELMASLRPYHATLVGESYLGMRRPVYECTEVQVEAAKGFLSVLRSYLDSLCHNIRSHTITNVQSNDDKVSLLLKESFIDSFPYRDRPFMKLFVDTQLFSVHTDLVLSFFQKE